From the genome of Nitrospiria bacterium:
GCCGGGTTCGCGGCCGTTGGCGATTGATAACCCACCGTGAGGCTGTCGCCGAACGCGACGATCCGAAGCGGCCGGGCCATGATGAATCCTCCCTTCAAAAAAACACGACGTCCGGTTGAATTTCCCGGCTGCCGTAGGATACACTGTACGATCAACGGGGTTCAGTATAATCCTTCTCCCCGATCAGGACAAGGAGGCCATCGCCATGAAGGTTCAAGCGCCCGATCTCACCCGCCGGTTTCCCCGAAGCCCCGGGGAAAGGCTCGGAGGATACGCCCATCTCGCCCGCATGGCCGACAAGGCGCGCGCCAAGGCGGCCGGCACCGTCGGGGAATACATCTACCCCTGCCCGCTGGACCAGGCGCTTCTTGAATTCCTGGGGATTGACCCGGACGCTTTCTACGAAGCGGCCCGGAAAAAAGACGACCGGGAACTCCTGGCCTGGGTCCGGGAAAACGCGGCATCCAAAAATTCCGAAGAAGTCGA
Proteins encoded in this window:
- a CDS encoding DUF5069 domain-containing protein — protein: MKVQAPDLTRRFPRSPGERLGGYAHLARMADKARAKAAGTVGEYIYPCPLDQALLEFLGIDPDAFYEAARKKDDRELLAWVRENAASKNSEEVESWNRAFLCRKPRNEESQRRFDEIRNRLAPHRTDITAWPDLLDLEEGREVPARTAR